A stretch of Ranitomeya variabilis isolate aRanVar5 chromosome 3, aRanVar5.hap1, whole genome shotgun sequence DNA encodes these proteins:
- the LOC143817180 gene encoding gap junction beta-2 protein-like isoform X1, with amino-acid sequence MDSKQKRSTNNMDWGTLYEVIGGVNKHSTSIGKIWLSVLFIFRIMILVVAAESVWGDEQSDFTCNTLQPGCKNVCYDHHFPVSHIRLWCLQLIFVATPALLVAMHVAYLKHEEKKQLQRKGQCDEKNLEELRQRKIRIVGTLWWTYTTSILFRVIFEAAFMYLFHILYTGFHMQRLVKCSNWPCPNLVDCFISRPTEKTVFTFFMIIVSGICMVLNVAELCYLIIQAFFRRSRRNAKKHVNHITGKEEKQNILNEQKEQ; translated from the coding sequence AAACGGTCTACAAACAACATGGATTGGGGAACACTTTATGAGGTCATTGGAGGAGTCAACAAACATTCCACCAGCATTGGCAAAATCTGGCTTTCTGTACTCTTCATATTCCGCATTATGATcctggtggtggctgcagagagtgtTTGGGGTGATGAACAGTCAGATTTCACCTGTAACACCTTACAGCCTGGATGTAAGAACGTTTGCTATGATCACCACTTCCCAGTGTCTCACATCAGGCTTTGGTGCCTTCAACTCATTTTTGTAGCCACGCCAGCTCTTCTGGTTGctatgcatgtagcctacttaaaaCACGAAGAGAAAAAGCAACTACAAAGGAAAGGACAATGCGATGAAAAGAACTTGGAAGAACTGAGGCAGCGTAAAATTAGAATTGTAGGCACCTTGTGGTGGACATACACCACCAGCATCCTGTTCAGAGTCATATTTGAAGCTGCTTTTATGTACCTCTTCCACATCCTCTATACTGGTTTCCATATGCAACGTCTAGTGAAATGTTCAAACTGGCCGTGTCCCAATCTTGTCGACTGTTTTATTTCTCGGCCTACTGAAAAGACCGTGTTTACCTTCTTTATGATCATTGTGTCTGGCATTTGCATGGTCCTCAATGTGGCAGAGCTGTGCTATCTCATCATCCAGGCTTTTTTCAGAAGATCTCGGAGAAACGCCAAGAAACACGTCAACCATATTACTGGGAAAGAAGAAAAGCAGAACATATTAAATGAGCAGAAGGAGCAATGA
- the LOC143817180 gene encoding gap junction beta-2 protein-like isoform X2, translating into MDWGTLYEVIGGVNKHSTSIGKIWLSVLFIFRIMILVVAAESVWGDEQSDFTCNTLQPGCKNVCYDHHFPVSHIRLWCLQLIFVATPALLVAMHVAYLKHEEKKQLQRKGQCDEKNLEELRQRKIRIVGTLWWTYTTSILFRVIFEAAFMYLFHILYTGFHMQRLVKCSNWPCPNLVDCFISRPTEKTVFTFFMIIVSGICMVLNVAELCYLIIQAFFRRSRRNAKKHVNHITGKEEKQNILNEQKEQ; encoded by the coding sequence ATGGATTGGGGAACACTTTATGAGGTCATTGGAGGAGTCAACAAACATTCCACCAGCATTGGCAAAATCTGGCTTTCTGTACTCTTCATATTCCGCATTATGATcctggtggtggctgcagagagtgtTTGGGGTGATGAACAGTCAGATTTCACCTGTAACACCTTACAGCCTGGATGTAAGAACGTTTGCTATGATCACCACTTCCCAGTGTCTCACATCAGGCTTTGGTGCCTTCAACTCATTTTTGTAGCCACGCCAGCTCTTCTGGTTGctatgcatgtagcctacttaaaaCACGAAGAGAAAAAGCAACTACAAAGGAAAGGACAATGCGATGAAAAGAACTTGGAAGAACTGAGGCAGCGTAAAATTAGAATTGTAGGCACCTTGTGGTGGACATACACCACCAGCATCCTGTTCAGAGTCATATTTGAAGCTGCTTTTATGTACCTCTTCCACATCCTCTATACTGGTTTCCATATGCAACGTCTAGTGAAATGTTCAAACTGGCCGTGTCCCAATCTTGTCGACTGTTTTATTTCTCGGCCTACTGAAAAGACCGTGTTTACCTTCTTTATGATCATTGTGTCTGGCATTTGCATGGTCCTCAATGTGGCAGAGCTGTGCTATCTCATCATCCAGGCTTTTTTCAGAAGATCTCGGAGAAACGCCAAGAAACACGTCAACCATATTACTGGGAAAGAAGAAAAGCAGAACATATTAAATGAGCAGAAGGAGCAATGA